The following are from one region of the Bos mutus isolate GX-2022 chromosome 18, NWIPB_WYAK_1.1, whole genome shotgun sequence genome:
- the ORC6 gene encoding origin recognition complex subunit 6 isoform X2, translating to MCLDLAASCMKCPLDRAYLIKLSGLNKKMYQSCLKSFECLLGLNSNIGIRDLAVQFSCTEAVNLASKILQSYESSLPQTQQVDLDLSRPLFTTAALLSACKILKLKVDRNKMAATSGVKKAIFDRLCKQLEKIGQQIDREAGDSVTPPQKKKKTVIEPSAKEIENVVETLPKPQKDEDLTQDYEEWKRNILENAARAQKAATQ from the exons ATGTGCCTGGACCTTGCAGCTTCCTGCATGAAGTGCCCCTTGGACAGG gCTTACTTAATTAAACTTTCTGGCTTGAACAAGAAGATGTATCAGAGTTGTCTTAAATCTTTTGAATGTTTATTGGGTCTGAACTCAAATATTGGAATAAGAGACCTAGCAGTACAGTTTAGCTGCACAGAAGCAGTGAACTTGGCTTCAAAGATACTGCAAAG CTATGAGTCCAGTCTTCCACAAACACAGCAAGTGGATCTTGACTTATCTAGGCCGCTCTTCACCACTGCTGCCCTGCTCTCAGCTTGCAA GATTCTAAAGCTAAAGGTGGACAGAAATAAAATGGCAGCCACATCTGGAGTAAAAAAGGCCATATTTGATCGACTCTGTAAACAGTTAGAAAAGATTGGGCAGCAGATCGACA gaGAAGCTGGAGATTCAGTTACTCcaccacagaagaaaaagaagacagtgaTTGAACCTTCAGCAAAGG AAATAGAGAATGTAGTAGAGACCCTACCTAAACCGCAAAAAGATGAAGATCTGACACAAGATTATGAAGAATGGAAAAGgaacattttggaaaatgctgCCAGAGCACAGAAGGCTGCAACACAGTGA
- the ORC6 gene encoding origin recognition complex subunit 6 isoform X1: MESGLIRRLAPRLGIAEQEVLRKAEEYLRLSRVKCVGLSARTTETSNAVMCLDLAASCMKCPLDRAYLIKLSGLNKKMYQSCLKSFECLLGLNSNIGIRDLAVQFSCTEAVNLASKILQSYESSLPQTQQVDLDLSRPLFTTAALLSACKILKLKVDRNKMAATSGVKKAIFDRLCKQLEKIGQQIDREAGDSVTPPQKKKKTVIEPSAKEIENVVETLPKPQKDEDLTQDYEEWKRNILENAARAQKAATQ, encoded by the exons ATGGAGTCTGGTCTGATTAGACGTTTAGCCCCGCGCCTGGGCATCGCCGAGCAGGAGGTGCTGAG GAAAGCGGAGGAGTACTTGCGACTGTCCCGTGTGAAGTGTGTTGGCCTGTCTGCACGAACCACAGAAACCAGCAATGCAGTCATGTGCCTGGACCTTGCAGCTTCCTGCATGAAGTGCCCCTTGGACAGG gCTTACTTAATTAAACTTTCTGGCTTGAACAAGAAGATGTATCAGAGTTGTCTTAAATCTTTTGAATGTTTATTGGGTCTGAACTCAAATATTGGAATAAGAGACCTAGCAGTACAGTTTAGCTGCACAGAAGCAGTGAACTTGGCTTCAAAGATACTGCAAAG CTATGAGTCCAGTCTTCCACAAACACAGCAAGTGGATCTTGACTTATCTAGGCCGCTCTTCACCACTGCTGCCCTGCTCTCAGCTTGCAA GATTCTAAAGCTAAAGGTGGACAGAAATAAAATGGCAGCCACATCTGGAGTAAAAAAGGCCATATTTGATCGACTCTGTAAACAGTTAGAAAAGATTGGGCAGCAGATCGACA gaGAAGCTGGAGATTCAGTTACTCcaccacagaagaaaaagaagacagtgaTTGAACCTTCAGCAAAGG AAATAGAGAATGTAGTAGAGACCCTACCTAAACCGCAAAAAGATGAAGATCTGACACAAGATTATGAAGAATGGAAAAGgaacattttggaaaatgctgCCAGAGCACAGAAGGCTGCAACACAGTGA